TTATACGGTTCGGGCGGACGGAGGCGGCGAATCGCGGCCGCGACCTCGCCCAGCAGCTGTTTGTCGATTCCTTCAAGCGTGATCTCGGTCTGTCGCTCAATCTTGACCTGTACGCCCGGAGGCAACTGGAAGATAATGGGGTGAGAATAGCCCAGGGTAAACGTGATGCTATCGCCCGCGCCTTCGGCCCGATAGCCCACACCGTTGACCTCGAGCACCCGGGAGAACCCGTTGCTGACGCCCTGGATCATATTGGCGATCAGCTTTCGCGTCAGACCGTGCAGCGATTTGGCTTTACGGGACTCGTCCCGACGGGTGACGGCCACCTGCCCCGACGTGACCTGGATCGACAGGCAGGGGTCAACGCCGAAGTCCAGTTTGCCTTTTGGCCCTTCGGCGGTCACGGTTCCGTCGTGTTCCGACACAGTGACGGAGTCTGGAATGGGCACGGGCCAGCGTCCAATACCGGGCATGACTGTCCTCTCTTTTCCGTCTTACCACAGGCTGCACAAGATCTCGCCGCCGACGTGCTGTTTACGCGCCTCGCGGTCGACGAGCACCCCGCGAGAGGTCGAGACAATGCTCACCCCGAGGCCGTTGCGCACCAGGGGAATCTCGCCCGCTCCGACATATTTGCGCAGGCTGGGTTTGCTCTCGCGTTGCAGTCCGAACAGGACCGGACGACCGCTCGAGTCGTACTTGAGCTGGATCCGTAACATCCGGCGGGGCCCATCCTGGACGGTGCTCAACTCGGTGATATAGCCTTCCTGCTTCATCACCGTCGCGATCGCTTCTTTGATGCGCGACCACGGGCAATCCACGCGCTCCTTGCGTGCGTGCAGGGCGTTGCGCACGCACGACAACATATCTGCAATTGGGTCTGCGATCATACCTGCCTCTACCAGCTGGCCTTGGTCAGGCCAGGGATCTGCCCCATCAGTGCCAAACCCCTCAGGCACAGGCGGCACATCCGGAAACGCCGATAAAAACCACGCGAGCGCCCACACAAGGGACAGCGGTTGTACTGGCGGACCTTGAATCGCGGTTTGCGTTCAGCTTTTACTCGTAGACATGTTCTCGCCATATTAACTCCGAAACGGCATCCCCATGGCCCGCAACAGGGCACGCCCCTCTGCGTCGGTCCGGGCAGAGGTGACCATGGTAACGGTCAGGCCTTTCACCTGCTCGACTTTATCCAGATTGATCTCCGGGAAAATAGTATGCTCCCGGATCCCCAGCGAGTAGTTCCCGCGCCCGTCAAAAGCGCGTTCAGAAACTCCCCGAAAGTCCCGTACCCGGGGCAGGGCGACGTTGACCAGACGGTCGAAAAATTCGTACATGATCTCGCCCCGCAGGGTCACCGCGCAGCCAATCGGCATACCCTCGCGTAGCTTGAAGTTGGCGATCGATTTATGGGCCTTGGTCACCACCGGTTTCTGACCGGCAATCAGGCTCAGCTCGGCCACCCCGCTTTCGATCAGCTTGGCATTCTGGACGGCGTCTCCCAGCCCCATGTTGAGGGCGATCTTTTCCAGCTGGGGGACTTGCATGATATTGCGGTAGCCCAACTCCTGTCTGAGGGCGGGCAACACTCGGCCGTGGTAAACGTCTTTAAGGCGTGCCATGGGTCTTCCAGTGTGTCTCAGAGCACCTCGGGAGCCAGCGAAATAATCTTCATGAAACGCTTGGCGCGTAGCTCCCGCGCAACCGGACCGAAAATGCGCGTCCCAATCGGCTCGCGCTGATTATCGAGCAGAACCGCCGAGTTGGTATCGAAACGAATGTAGGATCCGTCCGGGCGGCCGATTTCCTTGGCCGTCCTGACGATCACAGCCCGCATGATATCGCCTTTTTTGACCTTGGTGTTGGGCAGCGCCTCGCGCACCGAGACGATGATCTCGTCGCCAACAGAGGCATAGCGCCGTCGCGTTCCGCCCAGGACTCGGATGCAACGGACCGCACGAGCGCCGGAGTTATCGGCGACATCCAGCACGGTTTCGACCTGTACCATCCCAGACTCCTTTACCCCTCAGTCCACATTTGCCGGTCTGAGAACGGTCTGCACCCGCCAGTTTTTCTCTTTGCTCAGCGGCCGTGTCTCAACAATGGACACCCGATCCCCGAGGTGGCAGCGGTTCTCGGGGTCGTGCACTTTGTATTTCTTGCGTTGACGGACGTATTTGCGGTACATGGGATGCTGCACAAGGCGCTCCACCCGCACGATGACGGTCTTGTCCATCTTATCGCTGACGACAATTCCCTGGCGTGTTTTTCGCTGTCCAGCCACGGTGTTCCCTACTCTTGCGCCTGTCCGGCGCGCGCACGTTCGTGTTGAATGGTTTTGAGCCGGGCCAAGTCGCGGCGCAGCAGCCGCGCCTGCATGGGGTTGTCAACCTGGCCAGTCCCTTTTCGCATACGGACCCGGAAGAGTTCTTCGGTCAGCTCGCGCTCTTTTTGGCGGGCTTCGTCCTCGGTCAACTCACGTATCTCACGCGCTCGCATAGGGGGTCTCACTCCGGTCTCGAATTTGGGTGCTGACTGAGAGCTTGTGCGAGGCGAGCCGTAGGGCTTCGCGGGCCAGCTCTTCAGGTACCCCTTCCATCTCAAATATGATGTGG
This window of the Desulfurellaceae bacterium genome carries:
- the rplF gene encoding 50S ribosomal protein L6, translated to MPGIGRWPVPIPDSVTVSEHDGTVTAEGPKGKLDFGVDPCLSIQVTSGQVAVTRRDESRKAKSLHGLTRKLIANMIQGVSNGFSRVLEVNGVGYRAEGAGDSITFTLGYSHPIIFQLPPGVQVKIERQTEITLEGIDKQLLGEVAAAIRRLRPPEPYKGKGIKYAEEHIRRKAGKTAAGGAQ
- the rpsH gene encoding 30S ribosomal protein S8, with the protein product MIADPIADMLSCVRNALHARKERVDCPWSRIKEAIATVMKQEGYITELSTVQDGPRRMLRIQLKYDSSGRPVLFGLQRESKPSLRKYVGAGEIPLVRNGLGVSIVSTSRGVLVDREARKQHVGGEILCSLW
- a CDS encoding type Z 30S ribosomal protein S14; its protein translation is MARTCLRVKAERKPRFKVRQYNRCPLCGRSRGFYRRFRMCRLCLRGLALMGQIPGLTKASW
- the rplE gene encoding 50S ribosomal protein L5, which produces MARLKDVYHGRVLPALRQELGYRNIMQVPQLEKIALNMGLGDAVQNAKLIESGVAELSLIAGQKPVVTKAHKSIANFKLREGMPIGCAVTLRGEIMYEFFDRLVNVALPRVRDFRGVSERAFDGRGNYSLGIREHTIFPEINLDKVEQVKGLTVTMVTSARTDAEGRALLRAMGMPFRS
- the rplN gene encoding 50S ribosomal protein L14, with protein sequence MVQVETVLDVADNSGARAVRCIRVLGGTRRRYASVGDEIIVSVREALPNTKVKKGDIMRAVIVRTAKEIGRPDGSYIRFDTNSAVLLDNQREPIGTRIFGPVARELRAKRFMKIISLAPEVL
- the rpsQ gene encoding 30S ribosomal protein S17, with translation MAGQRKTRQGIVVSDKMDKTVIVRVERLVQHPMYRKYVRQRKKYKVHDPENRCHLGDRVSIVETRPLSKEKNWRVQTVLRPANVD
- a CDS encoding 50S ribosomal protein L29, with the translated sequence MRAREIRELTEDEARQKERELTEELFRVRMRKGTGQVDNPMQARLLRRDLARLKTIQHERARAGQAQE